Proteins encoded in a region of the Bdellovibrionota bacterium genome:
- a CDS encoding aminotransferase class III-fold pyridoxal phosphate-dependent enzyme gives MSGGLLGNDLWESKKIDDLLNQAVKEVSAISEKIDGVREPNPKFTESAKKTMDTVGQMRGRPLFYPYIGSGIGRGPYTEVEDGSVKLDLINGIGIHLMGHSHPGVIKATLKGALSDIVMQGHLEPNREYVEFHDRITKLAAKNSNLKHAWITTCGTMANENALKMARQKNSPARMILGFKNAFAGRSTLMAELTDNPAYKQGLPDYNEVLRVPYYDAKNPKESSEEALRVVKDHVAKHEKNISVFSFEPMLGEGGYIYAPKEFLIPIFEFLKEKKIAIWADEVQTFTRTGELFAYETLGIGKYIDLCTIAKTAQVAATLYTAEYNPQPGLIAGTFASSSGSLAAGNEILRILTEENYLGPNGKIASIHKKFIAMLNDLNQTTCKGLLRDAGGLGLMIAVTPLDGNKDRVGKLLQVLYKNGLMSFGCGKDPLRLRFLIPAVMQDKDIEVAKKILEKSILECASSSS, from the coding sequence ATGTCGGGCGGTTTATTAGGGAATGATTTATGGGAATCAAAAAAAATTGACGATTTATTGAATCAAGCAGTGAAGGAAGTTTCTGCTATCAGCGAAAAGATTGATGGCGTCAGAGAACCTAATCCCAAATTTACAGAGAGCGCAAAAAAAACTATGGATACCGTAGGCCAAATGAGAGGCCGTCCATTATTTTATCCCTACATTGGAAGCGGGATTGGAAGAGGTCCTTACACAGAAGTTGAAGACGGAAGCGTTAAGCTGGATTTGATCAATGGTATTGGGATTCATCTGATGGGACATTCGCATCCAGGCGTAATCAAAGCCACACTTAAAGGAGCTTTGAGCGATATCGTTATGCAAGGTCATTTAGAGCCAAATCGTGAATACGTGGAATTCCATGATCGAATCACAAAGCTAGCCGCAAAAAATTCAAATCTTAAGCACGCTTGGATTACAACATGCGGAACAATGGCCAATGAAAATGCTCTCAAGATGGCTCGCCAAAAAAATTCTCCAGCGAGAATGATCTTAGGATTTAAAAATGCATTTGCTGGAAGATCGACATTGATGGCAGAACTTACGGATAACCCGGCCTACAAGCAAGGTCTTCCGGATTACAATGAAGTTCTAAGAGTTCCTTACTACGATGCAAAAAACCCAAAAGAAAGTTCTGAAGAGGCACTGAGAGTCGTAAAAGATCACGTAGCAAAGCATGAAAAAAACATTTCTGTATTTAGCTTTGAACCCATGCTGGGTGAGGGCGGATATATTTACGCTCCAAAAGAATTCCTCATTCCAATTTTTGAATTCTTAAAAGAAAAGAAAATTGCAATCTGGGCTGATGAAGTTCAAACCTTCACGAGAACAGGAGAATTATTCGCTTACGAAACTTTAGGCATCGGGAAATATATAGATCTGTGTACAATCGCAAAGACTGCACAAGTGGCGGCAACACTTTACACGGCGGAATACAATCCGCAACCGGGTTTGATAGCGGGAACGTTTGCTTCTAGCTCGGGATCTCTAGCAGCAGGAAATGAAATCTTAAGAATTTTAACAGAAGAAAATTATTTAGGACCAAACGGGAAGATTGCAAGCATCCACAAGAAATTTATAGCGATGTTGAATGATTTAAATCAAACAACGTGCAAAGGATTATTGCGAGATGCAGGTGGTTTAGGGTTGATGATTGCTGTGACGCCGCTTGATGGCAATAAAGATAGAGTAGGAAAACTACTTCAAGTTCTCTACAAAAACGGTCTTATGAGTTTTGGGTGTGGAAAAGATCCATTGAGATTGAGGTTCCTAATTCCTGCGGTAATGCAAGATAAGGACATCGAGGTAGCAAAGAAAATTCTAGAAAAATCCATCTTAGAGTGTGCCTCCTCCTCCTCCTAA
- a CDS encoding arginine N-succinyltransferase, with the protein MSYILRSVEERDVRDLQVLSSQFTMINLPNDAKVLARKIEKSQNSFAGLIKNNAEAEYIFVVEDTETERVVGSSLILAKHGTKEEPHFYFKVTKKEHFSSDLGIGFVHQVLKLEEEANGPTEIGGLLVDSEYRRDPEKIGKQISLVRFLFMAMYPERFESKILCELSPPQMAQGKSEFWEAMGRRFTGLPYQEADKLSHRYKEFIHSLFPKEEIYTCVLSSAARFVLGRVGDETRPAQHLLEKLGFKYLNEVDPFDGGPHFGVVTNEVPLIKNAKHLEVSSRDQAEFKNYGLVGFMRDGKFLAKHTAYHLDGDRIVLPGTTKEILKLSANDKVCLTEIV; encoded by the coding sequence ATGTCCTATATCCTAAGAAGCGTAGAAGAGCGCGACGTTCGTGATTTGCAAGTGTTGAGTTCGCAATTTACGATGATCAATCTTCCAAATGATGCAAAGGTGTTGGCGAGAAAAATCGAAAAGAGCCAAAATTCTTTTGCGGGACTTATTAAAAATAATGCGGAAGCAGAATATATTTTTGTGGTAGAAGACACAGAAACAGAAAGAGTTGTTGGGAGTTCATTAATTCTTGCAAAGCATGGAACCAAAGAGGAGCCACACTTTTATTTTAAAGTGACAAAGAAAGAACATTTCTCGAGTGACTTAGGAATCGGATTTGTGCATCAAGTTCTAAAACTCGAAGAGGAAGCCAACGGACCTACGGAGATCGGCGGTCTTTTGGTGGACAGTGAGTACCGGAGGGATCCCGAAAAAATTGGTAAACAAATTTCTCTGGTGAGATTTTTGTTTATGGCAATGTATCCTGAAAGATTCGAATCAAAAATTTTATGTGAACTCTCTCCGCCACAAATGGCCCAAGGTAAAAGTGAATTCTGGGAAGCGATGGGAAGAAGATTTACTGGGCTGCCATACCAAGAGGCGGATAAACTCAGTCATAGATATAAAGAATTTATTCATAGCTTGTTTCCGAAAGAAGAAATCTACACGTGTGTTCTTTCATCTGCTGCAAGATTTGTTTTAGGCAGAGTGGGTGATGAGACAAGACCTGCCCAGCATCTATTGGAAAAACTAGGATTTAAATATTTAAACGAAGTCGATCCATTTGATGGGGGTCCGCATTTTGGAGTGGTTACCAATGAGGTTCCACTCATTAAAAATGCAAAACATTTGGAAGTGTCTTCTCGTGATCAAGCGGAATTTAAAAATTATGGCTTAGTTGGATTTATGAGAGACGGGAAATTTTTGGCTAAGCATACCGCTTATCATCTAGATGGTGATCGTATTGTGTTACCAGGAACAACCAAAGAAATTTTAAAACTTAGCGCAAATGATAAAGTTTGTTTAACTGAAATAGTATAG
- a CDS encoding succinylglutamate-semialdehyde dehydrogenase, giving the protein MSENLYRGDYINKEFMIPAKPDGEVKDISPSDKKDLIMTFEYAFDHVNKAVEAAKKAFPHWAGLSLQERTHYLTRLKEVYTARKNDLAEAISRDMGKPLWEALTEAQAMIGKIDITLNESMKLVATQEFENALPGVKGVVRFKPRGVMAVLGPFNFPGHLPNGHIIPALITGNTVVFKPSEQTPFVGQIMAEMFHQADFPHGVFNMVQGLGETGRRLVAHELVDGILFTGSYDTGLKIKQETMTHYWKILALEMGGKNASLVWDDTDLDKAIYENLQASFLTTGQRCSCTSRLILHKNIYDQFMDKFYKAAKKLTIGHWKDNTFMGPLINDTAVENYLRFQGIAVREGAECLMRGKALDKELNGSYVTPSIYLIDKPSEKSVYQKTEIFGPNLAVYKTDDFDQSLELINSTGYGLVTSIFTKQKELYDKLNQQARVGLVNWNRGTIGASSRLPFGGMDKSGNDRPSAHFAVQYCTVPVANLEDPTPFDASKLPPGLEVIS; this is encoded by the coding sequence ATGTCAGAGAATCTTTACCGCGGCGATTACATTAACAAAGAATTTATGATTCCGGCTAAGCCTGATGGCGAAGTGAAAGACATTTCTCCGTCTGATAAAAAAGACCTGATCATGACATTCGAATATGCTTTTGATCATGTGAATAAAGCTGTAGAGGCAGCGAAGAAAGCTTTCCCGCATTGGGCAGGGCTTTCGCTTCAAGAGCGCACGCACTATCTAACAAGACTAAAAGAAGTTTACACAGCTAGAAAAAATGATTTAGCAGAAGCTATTTCAAGAGACATGGGAAAACCATTATGGGAAGCGCTGACGGAAGCTCAAGCTATGATTGGGAAAATTGATATTACGCTGAATGAGTCTATGAAGCTTGTAGCGACTCAAGAATTTGAAAATGCCCTACCTGGAGTAAAAGGTGTTGTTCGTTTTAAACCTCGCGGAGTGATGGCGGTTCTTGGGCCCTTTAATTTTCCAGGACATTTACCTAATGGACACATTATTCCAGCATTGATTACGGGAAATACAGTTGTATTCAAACCTTCCGAACAAACTCCTTTTGTTGGCCAGATTATGGCAGAAATGTTTCACCAGGCAGATTTTCCGCATGGTGTTTTCAATATGGTACAAGGTTTGGGAGAAACTGGCCGAAGATTGGTGGCGCATGAACTTGTGGATGGAATTCTCTTTACCGGTTCCTACGATACAGGATTAAAAATCAAACAAGAAACCATGACTCATTACTGGAAGATTTTAGCTCTTGAGATGGGCGGGAAAAATGCTTCATTAGTTTGGGATGATACGGATCTTGATAAGGCAATTTATGAGAATCTTCAAGCTTCGTTCTTAACTACGGGACAAAGATGTTCTTGTACAAGTCGTTTGATCCTTCATAAAAATATTTATGATCAATTTATGGATAAGTTCTATAAAGCGGCAAAAAAATTAACGATCGGTCACTGGAAGGACAACACTTTCATGGGGCCACTCATCAATGATACTGCAGTAGAAAATTATTTAAGATTTCAAGGGATTGCAGTTAGAGAAGGAGCAGAATGCTTGATGCGAGGGAAGGCTCTCGATAAAGAGCTTAATGGATCTTACGTGACACCAAGTATATATCTAATTGATAAGCCTTCTGAAAAATCAGTTTATCAAAAAACAGAAATTTTTGGCCCAAACTTAGCAGTTTATAAAACCGATGATTTTGATCAATCGTTAGAACTGATCAACTCTACGGGCTATGGATTAGTGACTTCGATTTTCACTAAACAAAAAGAACTTTATGATAAATTAAATCAGCAAGCTCGTGTAGGTTTAGTGAACTGGAATAGAGGAACTATTGGTGCAAGCTCACGCCTACCGTTTGGTGGAATGGACAAGTCTGGAAACGATAGACCGTCGGCTCACTTTGCCGTTCAGTATTGCACGGTACCGGTAGCAAATCTGGAGGACCCAACTCCATTTGATGCGTCTAAGCTTCCTCCGGGCTTAGAGGTGATTTCTTGA
- the mltG gene encoding endolytic transglycosylase MltG translates to MKFIKILLATVFVGALFVTTYLYFQLKPRSGQSEKILIEVEPGPFKNVIDDLHEKNVIQNKRLFSIIATFTKADQKIKMGEYEITTDMWPHEILTILVSGKSVQRSFTVQEGLNIFEIAQTFELNKITTAKQFLKLVRDPKYTEQLIGFKASSLEGYLYPNTYFYTKGMSLDKIIRMMVDHFNNVVSEIAPQLQEDKALRHKMVILASMIEKETGAPEERPTISSVFYNRMKKNMKFQSDPTIMYGIAVQKGFMSNNIRKSDILAKTPYNTYTVPALPIGPIANPGKDAILAALKPEKTEYLFFVSMNEGRHYFSRTYQEHDDAVKKYQKDRRMREGKSWRNLKK, encoded by the coding sequence TTGAAGTTTATCAAAATTTTGTTAGCCACGGTATTTGTAGGTGCGTTGTTTGTAACGACTTATCTGTATTTTCAGCTGAAACCAAGATCGGGTCAGTCCGAAAAAATTCTTATCGAAGTAGAGCCCGGTCCTTTCAAAAATGTGATCGATGATCTTCACGAAAAGAATGTGATTCAAAATAAACGCCTGTTCTCAATCATTGCGACTTTTACAAAAGCGGACCAAAAAATCAAAATGGGTGAGTACGAAATCACAACAGATATGTGGCCTCACGAAATTTTAACCATCCTTGTTAGTGGAAAGAGTGTTCAAAGATCTTTTACAGTTCAAGAAGGGTTAAACATCTTTGAAATTGCGCAAACTTTTGAGCTCAACAAAATCACTACGGCAAAGCAATTTTTAAAACTGGTTAGAGATCCCAAGTACACAGAGCAATTGATTGGATTCAAAGCTTCATCGCTAGAGGGTTACTTATATCCAAATACGTATTTTTATACTAAGGGGATGAGTCTAGATAAAATCATTCGCATGATGGTGGATCATTTCAATAATGTTGTGTCCGAGATTGCGCCACAACTTCAAGAAGATAAAGCTTTGCGCCACAAAATGGTAATATTGGCGAGCATGATTGAAAAAGAAACCGGAGCTCCGGAAGAGCGTCCCACTATTTCATCGGTATTTTATAATCGCATGAAAAAAAATATGAAGTTTCAGTCTGATCCTACAATCATGTATGGCATTGCCGTTCAAAAGGGCTTTATGTCGAACAACATTAGAAAATCTGATATTCTTGCTAAGACTCCATACAACACGTACACAGTTCCAGCTCTTCCTATTGGTCCCATCGCAAACCCAGGAAAAGATGCGATCTTGGCAGCGCTTAAGCCGGAAAAGACAGAGTATTTATTTTTTGTGAGCATGAACGAAGGTAGACATTATTTCTCGAGAACCTACCAAGAGCATGATGACGCCGTAAAAAAATATCAAAAAGACCGCAGAATGCGCGAAGGCAAATCTTGGCGCAATCTCAAGAAGTAA
- a CDS encoding nitroreductase family protein, with the protein MKPQDLYKLIESRKSIRKYKKDPVPQDVLERILNAGMHAPSGKNKQNWRFFVVQGKKKDEYLKYSQKSWLGIKDILQKTLKPSLYEFTERFFYTLGDAPVHIFCYSLNDPEERHYTSIGSVYMAVENMILAAVSEGLGTCPMGAPLEIKDDVDKFLGIKDIAVPAGAELELLCGLVLGYPDHEPPKAPRQVEGRVTYLG; encoded by the coding sequence ATGAAACCACAAGACCTTTACAAGCTGATTGAATCTAGAAAATCCATTCGAAAGTACAAAAAAGATCCCGTACCTCAAGATGTACTAGAGAGAATCCTCAACGCCGGAATGCATGCCCCATCTGGAAAGAACAAGCAGAACTGGAGATTCTTTGTGGTTCAAGGGAAGAAAAAAGACGAATACCTGAAATATTCGCAAAAAAGCTGGTTAGGTATAAAAGATATTCTTCAAAAGACACTTAAGCCTTCTCTATATGAATTCACAGAAAGATTCTTCTATACTCTTGGAGATGCGCCCGTACACATCTTTTGTTACTCATTGAATGATCCAGAAGAGCGTCACTACACAAGTATTGGTAGTGTCTATATGGCTGTGGAAAACATGATTTTAGCGGCGGTGAGTGAGGGACTTGGAACTTGTCCCATGGGAGCACCACTTGAGATTAAAGATGATGTGGATAAATTTTTAGGAATTAAAGACATTGCTGTTCCTGCGGGAGCGGAATTGGAACTTTTGTGTGGACTTGTTTTGGGTTATCCCGATCATGAACCACCGAAGGCCCCAAGACAGGTTGAGGGAAGAGTAACTTACTTAGGGTAA
- a CDS encoding peptidylprolyl isomerase — translation MKYILVLTVTFFAQFSVGGTIVLVETNKGNFEIELNDEKAPVSSENFLKYVDSGFYNGTIFHRAVKNFVVQAGGLTSDMQEKETLAPIPSEAKNGLSNLKGTLGMARTADINSATSQFYVNTKDNTGLDYSSTKAGYTVFGKVISGYEVIEVIENSPVHSVDGYDDVPQEAIVIESMKRK, via the coding sequence ATGAAATATATTTTAGTTCTTACGGTAACGTTTTTTGCACAATTTTCAGTTGGGGGAACCATCGTTTTGGTAGAGACAAATAAGGGAAATTTCGAAATCGAATTGAATGATGAGAAAGCTCCAGTTTCATCAGAGAATTTTTTAAAGTATGTAGACTCAGGTTTTTATAACGGCACAATCTTCCACAGAGCAGTCAAAAATTTCGTCGTGCAAGCGGGAGGATTAACCTCGGACATGCAGGAGAAAGAAACATTAGCTCCTATCCCAAGCGAAGCCAAGAATGGTTTAAGTAATCTTAAGGGCACATTAGGAATGGCAAGAACAGCAGACATTAATAGCGCCACTTCACAATTCTACGTAAACACTAAAGACAACACGGGACTGGATTACTCTTCAACAAAAGCAGGATACACAGTCTTTGGAAAAGTGATCAGCGGTTACGAAGTGATTGAGGTCATCGAAAATTCTCCGGTTCATTCCGTGGATGGATACGATGATGTCCCTCAAGAAGCAATTGTTATAGAGAGCATGAAGAGAAAGTAA
- a CDS encoding LysR family transcriptional regulator — protein sequence MQKNRFPLSSSDCELLLELEEALTIEATAQAFRKDASGVSRQLARISEKYPAIEKRNGRWVLTEIGRRLNSQTRDSIRVQTQLAELQSVLRIGTNREFAARVMAPQFTTLVELFPNTKLSLYTFENGTEEALLNGKIDIGIDCDRPSDPQLAYKQLISEPIVAVASKSFLKKYKTMIENHGLYQTPHLACERLYPDKIFSESENENKLNIAAYFNDISTARAACLSGFGWCLLPRYVVKDEVETKQLYIIREKPGGQSKYGIWWSRSRFTNKDIISRMSDWLKKQIL from the coding sequence ATGCAAAAAAATCGTTTTCCACTTTCCTCTTCCGACTGTGAGCTTCTTTTGGAGCTAGAAGAGGCATTAACTATTGAGGCGACGGCACAGGCTTTCCGCAAAGATGCCTCAGGTGTATCCCGGCAGTTGGCTCGCATCAGCGAGAAATATCCAGCCATAGAAAAAAGAAATGGACGATGGGTACTCACAGAAATTGGCCGAAGACTCAATAGTCAAACACGAGACTCCATCCGCGTTCAAACTCAGCTTGCAGAACTTCAATCTGTTTTAAGAATTGGAACGAACCGTGAGTTTGCAGCCAGAGTCATGGCGCCACAGTTCACGACACTTGTTGAACTCTTTCCAAATACAAAACTCTCTCTTTACACTTTTGAAAACGGAACTGAGGAAGCACTTTTGAATGGCAAGATTGATATTGGAATTGATTGCGACAGACCCTCTGATCCGCAATTAGCTTACAAGCAACTCATTTCAGAACCAATTGTTGCCGTCGCTTCAAAATCGTTTCTTAAAAAATATAAAACTATGATTGAAAACCACGGGCTCTACCAAACCCCTCACTTGGCCTGTGAGCGTCTTTATCCTGACAAGATTTTTTCAGAGTCAGAGAATGAAAATAAACTTAATATTGCAGCGTACTTTAATGACATATCTACTGCTCGCGCCGCCTGCTTAAGTGGTTTCGGTTGGTGCTTGCTACCTCGTTATGTCGTCAAAGACGAAGTGGAGACTAAGCAACTCTACATCATTCGCGAAAAACCAGGAGGCCAGAGTAAATATGGCATTTGGTGGTCACGAAGCCGATTCACGAATAAAGATATTATTTCTAGAATGTCCGATTGGTTGAAAAAACAAATCTTATGA
- a CDS encoding polyphenol oxidase family protein, translating to MLISLKTFDKNGKVYGQYYENDQVFLFFGNKHFEKEHFSFFPSIQFQFLKQVHGNKVVHFDRYTDELHQADGHYTATKNLGLVIQTADCLPILAYDQHNKWIMGLHAGWRGVENKITKIGLEQFTKESRSPLISVYVGPHIQYKSFEVDEDVAMKLIKCTEIDHGQYIHDEDTHKYFFNLKKIVHAQMLELPIQIQELYFSNIDTMTNEEYSSFRRQKASCRNYSFIYLK from the coding sequence ATGCTCATAAGTCTTAAGACATTTGATAAGAATGGTAAGGTTTACGGACAATACTACGAAAATGATCAAGTTTTCTTATTCTTTGGAAATAAACATTTCGAAAAGGAACACTTTTCTTTTTTCCCAAGCATTCAATTCCAATTCTTAAAGCAAGTCCATGGAAATAAAGTTGTTCATTTTGATAGGTATACCGATGAACTGCACCAAGCCGACGGTCACTATACTGCTACAAAGAACTTGGGCTTGGTGATCCAAACCGCAGACTGCTTACCTATCTTAGCCTATGACCAGCACAATAAATGGATTATGGGACTTCATGCCGGATGGCGAGGGGTTGAGAATAAAATTACAAAGATCGGCCTTGAGCAATTTACCAAAGAGTCTCGTTCACCTTTAATTTCAGTTTATGTTGGGCCACATATTCAATATAAAAGCTTTGAAGTTGATGAAGATGTCGCGATGAAGTTAATAAAATGCACCGAGATCGATCATGGCCAATACATTCACGATGAAGATACTCATAAATATTTTTTCAATTTAAAAAAAATTGTTCATGCGCAGATGCTTGAACTGCCAATTCAAATTCAAGAACTTTATTTTTCGAATATCGATACAATGACAAACGAAGAGTATTCTTCGTTTAGAAGACAGAAGGCCTCTTGTCGTAATTATAGTTTTATTTATTTAAAGTAA
- a CDS encoding RluA family pseudouridine synthase yields the protein MENSNSFEIIIGEDKINQRIDKVLSSHPLIGSRSKAAQLIDKDKVKLIDSAGREKNVKSSYQTQSGDKFLISLPQERVETGLIPFELNLEILFEDKDLLVLNKPANLVVHPAHGHAQDTLVNALIHHTKDLSMGFGENRPGIVHRLDKETSGLLVVAKNNQTHEALAKQFKDRSIHRIYWALVFGEVKDKEGKITTYLARHPNDRKRYASVKHQNPDNSLGKIAITNFKKIEYSPRGFTLLEVKLETGRTHQIRVHISEKQHPIVGDISYGSKNRQRNVKSHAVKSFIDSMTRIALHAKELGFVHPTTQEKMYFTSPVPSDLVPLYEEAGINAHKS from the coding sequence GTGGAGAATTCTAATTCGTTCGAAATCATCATTGGTGAAGATAAAATCAATCAAAGAATAGATAAGGTTTTATCTTCTCACCCACTCATTGGCTCAAGATCCAAGGCTGCACAACTTATCGATAAAGATAAAGTGAAATTGATTGATTCTGCAGGCAGAGAAAAAAATGTTAAATCCTCATACCAAACTCAAAGCGGAGATAAATTTTTAATCTCTCTTCCGCAAGAACGAGTTGAGACAGGCTTAATTCCTTTTGAATTAAATCTGGAAATTCTTTTTGAAGATAAAGATTTGTTGGTTCTGAATAAACCTGCAAATCTTGTTGTTCATCCAGCTCACGGACATGCGCAAGACACACTGGTGAACGCGCTCATCCACCATACAAAAGATTTATCTATGGGCTTTGGCGAGAACAGGCCCGGCATTGTACATAGGCTAGATAAAGAAACGAGTGGATTACTCGTCGTCGCAAAAAACAATCAAACTCATGAAGCCTTAGCAAAACAATTCAAAGACAGAAGCATTCACAGAATCTATTGGGCTTTAGTATTTGGCGAAGTAAAAGACAAAGAAGGGAAAATCACGACTTACCTTGCGAGACATCCTAATGACAGAAAAAGATACGCTTCTGTGAAACACCAAAATCCAGATAACTCTCTAGGAAAAATTGCCATCACTAACTTTAAAAAAATTGAATACTCTCCTCGTGGCTTCACTTTGCTAGAAGTAAAGTTAGAAACCGGAAGAACTCATCAAATCCGTGTTCACATTTCAGAGAAACAACATCCGATCGTTGGCGATATTTCTTATGGCTCAAAGAACAGACAAAGAAATGTAAAATCTCATGCCGTGAAGAGTTTTATCGATAGCATGACCAGGATTGCTCTCCACGCAAAAGAATTGGGATTCGTACATCCCACTACCCAAGAAAAAATGTATTTCACTTCACCTGTTCCGAGCGACTTAGTGCCGCTCTACGAAGAGGCAGGAATCAATGCTCATAAGTCTTAA
- a CDS encoding helix-turn-helix domain-containing protein, which translates to MNQRLDLQYYEILGVTPSASLEEIEQAYKKACQIYSPENPEFANSFGSEEAVELRGWVEEAYNILVKKMKSQTQFIHSLKTDAPKEKFQFETDDSFDIGAELENELLNTNFFDGLLIKKIRLKKNVSLNYIANKTCIGVHHLIAIEANDFDALPAAVFVRSYVKQIAQILELNTKEVCESYMKLYTESRGEF; encoded by the coding sequence ATGAATCAAAGACTCGATTTACAATATTATGAAATTTTAGGTGTTACTCCGTCGGCATCGCTTGAAGAAATTGAACAAGCCTACAAGAAGGCTTGTCAGATCTATTCACCTGAAAATCCGGAGTTCGCAAATTCATTCGGATCCGAAGAAGCCGTAGAATTAAGAGGATGGGTCGAAGAGGCTTACAACATTCTGGTTAAAAAAATGAAAAGCCAAACTCAATTTATCCATTCACTGAAAACTGATGCTCCTAAAGAAAAATTTCAGTTTGAAACAGATGATAGTTTTGATATCGGAGCAGAACTTGAGAACGAACTTCTCAACACTAACTTCTTTGATGGCTTATTGATCAAGAAAATCAGGCTTAAGAAAAATGTTTCCTTAAACTACATCGCCAACAAAACCTGCATTGGGGTTCATCATTTGATCGCGATTGAGGCCAATGACTTTGACGCACTCCCTGCGGCTGTATTCGTACGTAGCTATGTGAAGCAAATTGCACAAATCTTAGAATTAAACACAAAAGAAGTGTGTGAATCATATATGAAGCTATATACTGAATCCCGTGGAGAATTCTAA
- the tsaB gene encoding tRNA (adenosine(37)-N6)-threonylcarbamoyltransferase complex dimerization subunit type 1 TsaB, with translation MLLLGLESSHSEGSLSLQRDSQILETFSWKQEKSHAELLAGFLVKALKNHNLKQSDIDAYAVNVGPGSFTGIRISINTIKTLGFFTHKPIYTFNSLETIAQGASLDDQKLLVAINAHSELCYVGKFVSAGNNWMPAGEIEVASALKLNDLLKQPNTLFVGDAFEYYKDKIDSSLEIKRPKTFNDIPSAVHLNQLALLSKDSKKPISWEALEPLYVRLSSPEEKLKPKGA, from the coding sequence ATGCTACTTCTCGGTCTTGAATCCAGCCACTCCGAAGGATCTCTCTCGTTGCAGAGAGATTCTCAAATTCTCGAAACTTTCAGTTGGAAGCAAGAAAAGTCCCACGCAGAACTTCTCGCAGGATTTCTAGTCAAAGCTCTAAAAAATCATAATCTCAAGCAATCAGATATCGATGCCTACGCGGTGAATGTTGGGCCTGGCAGCTTTACGGGAATTCGAATCTCTATCAATACGATAAAGACCCTAGGGTTTTTTACTCATAAACCGATCTACACTTTTAATTCTTTAGAAACCATTGCTCAGGGCGCCTCCCTCGATGATCAAAAGCTTCTTGTCGCAATCAATGCACACAGTGAGCTTTGTTATGTGGGTAAGTTTGTGAGTGCTGGGAATAACTGGATGCCGGCGGGTGAAATCGAAGTGGCTTCTGCTCTCAAGCTCAATGACCTATTAAAACAACCGAACACTCTATTTGTGGGTGATGCCTTTGAATATTACAAAGATAAAATTGATTCCTCTCTAGAAATCAAAAGACCTAAGACTTTTAACGATATTCCCTCTGCCGTTCACCTCAATCAGCTTGCTCTACTCAGCAAAGATTCCAAAAAACCGATCAGCTGGGAAGCCCTAGAGCCTCTTTACGTACGACTTTCTTCCCCAGAAGAAAAACTAAAACCAAAAGGCGCTTAG